In Agrobacterium sp. RAC06, a single window of DNA contains:
- a CDS encoding DUF502 domain-containing protein — MTEGSDRISMATRLRNNFLTGLIICAPMTITIYLTWTFIRWADSWVKPYLPDRYNPEAYLTFAIPGTGLLIAILFITLVGFLGRNLIGRSIVSYSENILNRMPLVRTVYKSTKQIFETVLKEQGNSFKKVGLIEFPRAGTWALVFVSTDAKGEIAAKLNQDGEEMVAVFLAPTPVPTAGFLMFVPRSKLMLLDMSPEEGVKLLISAGLVTPDYKPTVADAMAAFQDLAADDPIEPPKRAGRS; from the coding sequence ATGACCGAAGGTTCTGACAGGATTTCGATGGCGACCCGGCTCAGGAACAACTTCCTGACTGGTCTCATCATCTGCGCGCCGATGACGATCACCATCTATCTGACCTGGACCTTCATCCGCTGGGCAGACAGCTGGGTGAAGCCCTATCTGCCGGATCGATACAACCCGGAAGCCTATCTCACCTTTGCGATACCGGGGACCGGGCTTCTCATCGCCATCCTCTTCATCACGCTCGTCGGCTTTCTCGGCCGCAACCTGATCGGCCGCTCGATCGTCTCCTACAGCGAGAACATCCTGAACCGGATGCCGCTGGTGCGTACCGTCTACAAGAGCACCAAGCAGATCTTCGAGACCGTGCTGAAAGAGCAGGGCAATTCCTTCAAGAAGGTCGGCCTGATCGAGTTTCCGCGCGCCGGGACCTGGGCGCTGGTCTTCGTTTCGACGGATGCCAAGGGAGAGATTGCCGCGAAGCTCAACCAGGACGGCGAGGAAATGGTGGCGGTCTTCCTCGCGCCGACCCCTGTTCCCACAGCCGGCTTCCTGATGTTCGTGCCGCGCAGCAAACTGATGCTGCTCGATATGAGTCCGGAAGAGGGGGTTAAACTCTTGATCTCGGCCGGCCTGGTCACGCCGGACTACAAGCCGACCGTCGCGGACGCCATGGCGGCATTTCAGGACCTCGCGGCGGACGATCCGATCGAGCCGCCCAAGCGTGCCGGCCGTTCCTGA
- the recG gene encoding ATP-dependent DNA helicase RecG, whose product MRPHLLDPLFASVASLSGVGPKLAQLLATLLGREDAEDARVVDLLFLAPHRLIDRRHQPGIAYAQQGSLVTITGRVDRHLPPPKGKSNLPYRVMLHDETGELALTFFRVKGNWLEKALPVDEIVMVSGKVDWFNGRPSMVHPDLMVKASEAENLPLVEPVYPLTAGLGPKVLRKAVEAAVERMPDLPEWADAPLATKQGFASVRESLVTLHNPRDEKDIDPQAPARRRLAYDEFLAGQVSLALVRQKLRRVPGVPVKPTGEISGKIRATLPFTPTNSQVAAIDDILKDMATDQRMLRLVQGDVGAGKTLVALFAMAAAVEAGGQAVLMAPTEILARQHHATLAKLGAPAGLKIEVLTGRTKGKEREAILERIASGEAQIVIGTHALFQDAVSYKNLTLAVVDEQHRFGVHQRLRLTSKGISPHMLVMTATPIPRTLVLAAFGDMDVSKLTEKPAGRKPIQTVTVPTERVPDVIERLRSAIAEGKKAYWICPLVEETEESELMSAEERQAVLAQFIKAPIGLVHGRMAGPEKDAAMLAFKNGETRLLVATTVVEVGVDVPDATIMVIEHAERFGLAQLHQLRGRVGRGDEASSCILLYKGPLGETGKARLSILRDSEDGFLIAEEDLKLRGEGELLGTRQSGTPGFKIASLEHHGDLLEIARKDAAYLLERDPELTSERGEAVRTLLYLHRRDEAIRFLHAG is encoded by the coding sequence ATGCGTCCCCATCTTCTCGATCCCCTCTTTGCCTCCGTGGCTTCGCTCAGCGGAGTCGGCCCCAAACTTGCCCAGCTTCTCGCCACACTGCTCGGGCGCGAGGATGCCGAGGACGCACGCGTCGTCGACCTGCTCTTCCTCGCGCCACACCGGCTGATCGACCGGCGCCACCAGCCGGGCATCGCCTACGCCCAACAGGGCTCGCTGGTAACGATCACCGGCCGTGTCGACCGACATCTGCCGCCGCCTAAGGGCAAGAGCAACCTGCCCTACCGCGTGATGCTGCATGACGAGACGGGGGAACTGGCGCTCACCTTCTTCCGGGTCAAGGGCAACTGGCTCGAAAAGGCATTGCCCGTCGACGAAATCGTCATGGTTTCGGGCAAGGTCGACTGGTTCAACGGTCGCCCCTCGATGGTGCATCCCGACCTGATGGTGAAGGCGAGCGAGGCGGAAAACCTTCCGCTGGTCGAGCCGGTCTATCCGCTGACGGCGGGGCTTGGACCCAAGGTGCTGCGCAAGGCGGTCGAAGCTGCTGTCGAGCGTATGCCGGATCTGCCGGAATGGGCGGATGCGCCGCTTGCCACGAAACAGGGCTTCGCCAGCGTGCGTGAAAGCCTGGTGACGCTTCACAATCCGCGCGACGAGAAGGACATCGACCCGCAGGCGCCGGCGAGACGCAGGCTCGCCTATGACGAATTCCTCGCCGGCCAGGTGTCGCTCGCCTTGGTGCGGCAGAAGCTCCGTCGGGTGCCGGGCGTGCCGGTCAAGCCGACGGGTGAGATCAGCGGAAAGATCCGCGCCACCCTCCCCTTCACGCCGACCAACAGCCAGGTGGCGGCGATCGACGACATCCTGAAGGACATGGCGACGGACCAGCGCATGCTGCGGCTCGTCCAGGGCGACGTCGGTGCTGGCAAGACGCTGGTGGCGTTGTTTGCGATGGCAGCAGCCGTTGAGGCCGGCGGACAGGCCGTGCTGATGGCGCCGACGGAGATCCTGGCGCGGCAGCATCATGCAACACTTGCCAAGCTCGGCGCGCCGGCCGGTCTGAAGATCGAGGTCCTGACCGGGCGCACTAAGGGCAAGGAGCGTGAAGCAATCCTGGAGCGCATCGCATCCGGCGAAGCGCAGATCGTTATCGGCACGCACGCGCTCTTCCAGGATGCCGTCAGCTACAAGAACCTGACGCTCGCCGTGGTCGACGAACAGCATCGCTTCGGTGTGCATCAGCGTCTGCGGCTGACCTCCAAGGGCATCTCCCCACATATGCTGGTGATGACGGCAACGCCGATCCCGCGCACGCTGGTGCTCGCCGCCTTCGGCGACATGGATGTCTCCAAACTCACCGAGAAACCGGCCGGCCGCAAGCCGATCCAGACGGTGACGGTCCCAACCGAGCGCGTGCCTGACGTCATCGAACGGCTCCGCTCGGCCATTGCGGAGGGCAAGAAGGCCTATTGGATCTGCCCGCTGGTGGAAGAGACCGAAGAAAGCGAACTGATGTCGGCCGAAGAGCGGCAAGCAGTGCTGGCGCAGTTCATCAAGGCGCCGATCGGGCTGGTGCATGGACGCATGGCCGGACCGGAGAAGGATGCCGCCATGCTCGCCTTCAAGAATGGCGAGACGCGGCTGCTGGTCGCAACGACGGTTGTCGAAGTCGGCGTCGACGTGCCCGATGCGACGATCATGGTGATCGAACATGCCGAACGATTCGGGCTTGCCCAGCTACACCAGTTGCGCGGCCGTGTGGGCCGTGGTGACGAGGCCTCAAGCTGCATCCTGCTCTACAAGGGACCACTCGGCGAAACGGGTAAGGCGCGGCTGTCGATCCTGCGCGATTCGGAAGATGGCTTCCTGATCGCCGAAGAGGATCTGAAGCTCCGGGGCGAAGGCGAGCTTCTCGGCACACGGCAGTCGGGCACGCCAGGCTTCAAGATAGCCAGCCTTGAACATCATGGCGACCTGCTGGAGATCGCCCGCAAGGATGCGGCCTATCTGCTGGAGCGGGACCCCGAACTCACGTCGGAGCGCGGAGAAGCCGTCAGAACGCTGCTTTATCTGCATCGCCGCGACGAGGCGATCCGCTTCCTGCATGCGGGGTGA
- a CDS encoding FAD assembly factor SdhE translates to MTGLVKSSADLDPRRRRILFRCWHRGIREMDLMLGQFCEAHISELSDEELDELERIMVEEDNDLVRYITGADPVPAHLQTPLFERIAALRPDFSPVTGEETAAK, encoded by the coding sequence ATGACTGGACTGGTGAAAAGCAGTGCCGACCTCGATCCGCGCCGTCGGCGCATCCTGTTCCGCTGCTGGCATCGCGGTATCCGCGAGATGGACCTGATGCTTGGCCAGTTCTGCGAGGCCCATATCAGCGAGCTTTCTGATGAGGAGCTCGACGAGCTGGAGCGCATTATGGTCGAAGAGGACAACGATCTCGTCCGCTACATCACTGGTGCCGATCCCGTGCCGGCCCATCTCCAGACACCACTCTTCGAACGCATAGCCGCCCTGCGCCCGGATTTCTCACCGGTGACCGGCGAAGAAACCGCTGCAAAGTAA
- the mfd gene encoding transcription-repair coupling factor translates to MSLIDVKRIVGAQSALTLSHVPDGMDAFILAELAREGKPVAYVVSDGQRLQNLEQTLSFAAPDIPVLSLPAWDCLPYDRVSPSADVSARRLAALSGLIALYLNPHPAIVLVTVNAMLQKVAPADVIDSLGFSAKPGNQVRMDDIAARLERNGFDRVATVREVGEFAVRGGILDVFVPGAEEPVRLDFFGDTLESIRSFDPASQRTIAQVRSLDLNPMSEVTLTPESISRFRKNYLSLFGAATRDDALYAAVSEGRRYAGMEHWLPMFYDKLETTFDYLRGFRMVTDHTVREAAEERAKLIRDYYEARLNSATPGKGHLAQGTPYKPVPPERLYLGAGEFGKALDAFDPIRITPFAEASGESRKVIEVEARPTPRWAKSANEASSEEGNRANVFGQAVTYIADKRAAGTKVVVSGWSEGSLDRLLQVLNEHGLERLVPVAALKDVDKLKKGEAGTAVLSLEGGFETNNLVIVGEQDILGDRMVRRSKRRKRAADFISEVAGIDEGSIVVHAEHGIGRFVGLRTIEAAGAPHACLELQYADEAKLFLPVENIDLLSRYGGEATEVQLDKLGGGAWQMRKAKLKKRLLDMAGALIRIAAERMTRSAPVLTTQEGLYDEFAARFPYDETEDQETAIESVRSDLGAGRPMDRLVCGDVGFGKTEVALRAAFIAAMNGIQVAVVVPTTLLARQHFKTFSERFRGLPIRVQQASRLVGTKELNLVKKEVADGKTDIVVGTHALLGTGVNFANLGLLIIDEEQHFGVKHKERLKELKSDVHVLTLSATPIPRTLQLAMTGVRELSLITTPPVDRMAVRTFISPFDPLVIRETLMREHYRGGQSFYVCPRLADLADVKSFLDENVPELKVAIAHGQMAAGELEDIMNAFYEGRYDVLLSTTIVESGLDVPTANTLIVHRADMFGLAQLYQIRGRVGRSKVRAFALLTLPVNKVLTAGAERRLKVLQSLDTLGAGFQLASHDLDIRGAGNLLGEEQSGHIKEVGFELYQQMLEEAVAEVKGVDEVVDTGWSPQIQVGTSVMIPENYVPDLHLRMALYRRLGELDDLREIDGFGAELIDRFGPMPIEVQHLLKVVYIKALCRTANVEKLEAGPKGVVVQFRGKQFPNPAALVGYIAKQGSMAKIRADHSVFLTRDLPTPEKRLAGAAVVMTQLAELAKAG, encoded by the coding sequence ATGTCCCTGATCGATGTGAAGCGGATTGTCGGCGCACAATCCGCGCTGACGCTTTCCCATGTACCCGACGGCATGGATGCCTTCATCCTCGCCGAACTGGCGCGTGAGGGGAAACCCGTCGCCTATGTGGTATCCGACGGGCAGCGGCTGCAGAACCTCGAGCAGACACTGAGTTTCGCAGCACCGGACATTCCGGTGCTGAGCCTGCCGGCCTGGGACTGTCTGCCTTACGACCGCGTCTCGCCGTCCGCTGATGTTTCGGCCCGGCGATTGGCGGCACTATCGGGTTTGATTGCGCTCTATCTCAATCCGCATCCGGCAATCGTGCTGGTGACGGTCAATGCCATGCTGCAGAAGGTGGCACCGGCTGATGTCATCGACAGCCTCGGCTTTTCGGCGAAGCCCGGCAACCAGGTGCGCATGGACGACATTGCTGCGCGTCTGGAACGCAACGGTTTCGACCGCGTCGCAACGGTCCGCGAGGTCGGCGAATTCGCCGTGCGCGGCGGCATTCTCGATGTTTTCGTGCCTGGTGCGGAAGAGCCTGTGCGTCTCGATTTCTTCGGTGACACACTCGAAAGCATCCGCTCCTTCGATCCGGCCAGCCAGCGCACGATCGCACAGGTCCGTTCGCTTGATCTCAACCCGATGAGCGAGGTGACGCTGACGCCGGAGAGCATCAGCCGTTTTCGCAAGAACTATCTCTCGCTCTTTGGAGCCGCGACCCGCGACGATGCGCTCTATGCCGCCGTCTCCGAGGGGCGCCGGTATGCCGGCATGGAGCATTGGCTGCCGATGTTCTACGACAAGCTGGAGACTACCTTCGATTATCTGCGCGGCTTCCGTATGGTCACCGACCATACCGTGCGTGAGGCAGCCGAAGAACGCGCCAAGCTGATCCGCGACTATTACGAGGCTCGCCTCAACTCGGCGACACCCGGCAAGGGCCATCTCGCCCAGGGCACGCCCTACAAGCCAGTTCCGCCGGAGCGGCTCTATCTCGGCGCTGGCGAATTCGGCAAGGCGCTCGACGCCTTCGATCCGATCCGCATCACGCCCTTTGCCGAAGCCAGTGGCGAGAGCCGCAAGGTGATCGAGGTCGAGGCACGACCGACACCGCGCTGGGCGAAGTCTGCCAATGAGGCGAGCAGCGAAGAAGGCAATCGTGCCAACGTCTTCGGCCAGGCCGTCACCTATATCGCTGACAAGCGCGCTGCTGGCACCAAGGTCGTCGTGTCCGGTTGGTCGGAGGGCTCGCTCGATCGCCTTCTGCAGGTGTTGAACGAGCACGGCCTGGAGCGGCTGGTGCCGGTCGCAGCACTTAAAGATGTCGACAAGCTGAAGAAGGGGGAGGCAGGCACCGCCGTTCTCAGCCTCGAAGGTGGCTTCGAGACGAACAATCTCGTCATCGTCGGCGAGCAGGATATCCTCGGCGATCGCATGGTCCGCCGCTCAAAGCGCCGAAAGCGGGCCGCCGATTTCATCTCGGAAGTCGCCGGCATCGACGAAGGCTCGATCGTTGTGCATGCTGAACACGGCATCGGCCGCTTCGTCGGTCTGCGGACCATCGAGGCCGCGGGTGCCCCGCATGCCTGTCTTGAATTGCAATATGCCGATGAGGCCAAGCTCTTCCTGCCGGTCGAAAACATCGATCTTCTCTCGCGCTATGGCGGCGAGGCGACCGAAGTGCAGCTCGACAAGTTGGGCGGCGGCGCCTGGCAGATGCGCAAGGCCAAGCTCAAGAAGCGCCTGCTCGACATGGCGGGTGCCTTGATCCGCATTGCCGCCGAGCGCATGACCCGTTCCGCACCGGTGCTGACCACACAGGAAGGCCTTTACGACGAGTTTGCTGCCCGCTTCCCCTATGACGAGACTGAAGACCAGGAGACCGCGATCGAATCCGTCCGCTCGGACCTTGGCGCCGGCCGTCCGATGGACCGCCTCGTCTGCGGCGACGTCGGCTTCGGCAAGACGGAAGTGGCGCTTCGCGCTGCCTTCATCGCCGCGATGAACGGTATCCAGGTCGCCGTCGTCGTGCCGACCACGCTCTTGGCCCGCCAGCATTTCAAGACCTTCTCCGAACGCTTCCGCGGCCTGCCCATCCGCGTCCAGCAGGCCTCGCGCCTTGTCGGCACCAAGGAACTCAACCTCGTCAAGAAGGAAGTGGCAGACGGCAAGACCGACATCGTCGTCGGTACCCATGCGCTGCTCGGCACGGGCGTCAACTTCGCCAATCTCGGCCTGCTGATCATCGACGAGGAGCAACATTTCGGCGTCAAGCACAAGGAACGGCTGAAGGAACTGAAGTCGGACGTGCACGTCCTGACGCTTTCGGCCACGCCCATCCCGCGCACCCTGCAGCTTGCCATGACCGGCGTGCGCGAACTCTCGCTGATCACCACGCCGCCGGTGGACCGAATGGCGGTGCGCACCTTCATCTCGCCTTTCGATCCGCTCGTCATTCGCGAGACCCTGATGCGCGAGCATTATCGCGGCGGACAAAGCTTTTATGTCTGCCCGCGTCTCGCCGATCTCGCGGATGTGAAAAGCTTCCTCGACGAGAACGTGCCGGAGCTGAAGGTGGCGATCGCCCATGGCCAGATGGCCGCCGGTGAGCTCGAAGACATCATGAACGCCTTCTACGAGGGCCGCTACGATGTGCTTCTTTCGACGACCATTGTCGAATCCGGCCTCGACGTTCCCACGGCCAACACGCTGATCGTCCACCGTGCCGACATGTTCGGTCTCGCCCAGCTCTACCAGATCCGTGGCCGCGTCGGTCGCTCCAAGGTCCGCGCCTTTGCGCTGCTGACGCTGCCGGTCAACAAGGTGCTGACGGCAGGTGCCGAACGGCGTCTGAAGGTCCTGCAGTCACTCGATACGCTCGGCGCCGGCTTCCAGCTTGCCAGCCACGATCTGGATATCCGTGGCGCAGGGAACCTGCTCGGCGAGGAGCAGTCCGGCCACATCAAGGAAGTCGGTTTCGAGCTCTACCAGCAGATGCTGGAAGAGGCCGTCGCCGAGGTGAAGGGTGTGGACGAGGTGGTCGATACCGGTTGGTCGCCGCAGATCCAGGTCGGCACCTCGGTCATGATCCCGGAAAACTATGTGCCGGATCTGCATCTGCGCATGGCGCTCTATCGTCGCCTCGGCGAATTGGACGACCTCAGAGAGATCGACGGATTCGGCGCCGAATTGATCGACCGCTTCGGCCCGATGCCGATCGAGGTTCAGCACCTGCTCAAGGTCGTCTACATCAAGGCGCTGTGCCGCACGGCCAATGTCGAGAAGCTGGAAGCCGGCCCCAAGGGCGTCGTCGTCCAGTTCCGCGGCAAGCAGTTCCCGAACCCGGCAGCACTGGTCGGCTATATCGCCAAGCAGGGCAGCATGGCAAAGATCAGGGCGGACCACTCGGTGTTCCTCACCCGCGACCTCCCGACGCCGGAAAAACGGCTGGCAGGGGCTGCAGTGGTGATGACGCAGTTGGCGGAGTTGGCGAAGGCTGGCTGA
- a CDS encoding DMT family transporter — MTLSSDTTLKGVFFAFICFAAYSFSDAAVKLVEGRVPAFEAGFIGSLFGFLAIPFLMKRGDRYTDLVRSTNWPLWGLRFVCSAVGTVGSIIAFTQLSMAEAFCLIFLLPSFATIMSVIFLKEEVGMKRWAAVLIGFLGVLVVLRPGFRELEIGHLAALISGFAGAVTIIIFRAMGPQEKNISLYGAGLLGSVIICAAFSLPDFQAPDRYDLMLLAAFGLLAAVGNIFMMLASFYAPAPIVGPIQYSQMLWAILLGYLVFGDKVDWPMGIGIVLIVGSGLLTLIRERKRDTPLPPPVAGKTDAALAIKPDQSDT; from the coding sequence ATGACCTTGTCATCCGACACGACCCTCAAAGGCGTCTTCTTCGCCTTCATCTGCTTTGCCGCCTATTCCTTCAGCGATGCCGCCGTGAAGCTGGTGGAAGGGCGCGTACCCGCCTTCGAGGCAGGTTTCATCGGTAGCCTGTTCGGCTTCCTGGCAATCCCCTTCCTGATGAAGCGCGGCGACCGCTATACGGATCTGGTGCGCAGCACGAACTGGCCGCTCTGGGGCCTGCGTTTCGTCTGTTCTGCCGTGGGCACGGTCGGCAGCATCATTGCCTTTACCCAGCTGTCGATGGCGGAAGCTTTCTGCCTGATCTTCCTGCTGCCGAGCTTTGCGACGATCATGTCGGTGATCTTCCTCAAGGAAGAGGTGGGCATGAAGCGCTGGGCCGCCGTGTTGATCGGCTTTCTCGGCGTACTGGTGGTCTTGAGACCGGGCTTTCGCGAGTTGGAAATCGGACATCTGGCAGCGCTGATTTCGGGCTTTGCCGGCGCCGTCACGATCATCATCTTCCGCGCCATGGGCCCGCAGGAGAAGAACATCTCGCTCTACGGCGCGGGCCTGCTCGGCAGCGTGATCATCTGTGCTGCCTTCTCTCTGCCGGATTTCCAGGCACCCGACCGTTATGACCTGATGCTGCTTGCCGCCTTCGGCCTGCTCGCCGCCGTCGGCAACATCTTCATGATGCTGGCGTCGTTTTATGCCCCCGCCCCGATCGTCGGACCGATCCAGTACAGCCAGATGCTCTGGGCCATCCTGCTGGGCTACCTCGTCTTCGGCGACAAGGTCGACTGGCCGATGGGCATCGGCATCGTGCTGATCGTCGGGTCAGGGCTCCTGACGCTGATCCGCGAGCGCAAGCGCGACACGCCGCTCCCGCCACCGGTAGCCGGCAAGACGGATGCGGCGCTGGCGATCAAGCCGGACCAATCCGACACTTGA
- a CDS encoding DsbA family oxidoreductase yields MDRITIDLVSDVVCPWCYLGKARLELAIAEVQDEVSVDINWRPYQLNPDYPPEGVDQQVELAKKLGGKDKMDQAHAHLKSLGAEVGIAFDFEAIKVGPNTLDAHRLIHWAGQESRETQTRVVDLLFKANFEQGRNIGDNAVLLDIATEAGLSRPVIESLLSGDADVNHVLSEVEAAKQMGVNGVPFFIFDQQYAVSGAQPPAELANALREIAKAKAEALRNLN; encoded by the coding sequence ATGGACCGCATCACCATCGACCTCGTATCCGACGTGGTCTGCCCCTGGTGTTATCTCGGCAAGGCGCGGCTCGAACTCGCGATCGCCGAAGTGCAAGACGAAGTCAGCGTCGACATCAACTGGCGCCCCTATCAGCTCAATCCCGACTATCCGCCTGAAGGTGTCGACCAGCAGGTGGAACTGGCGAAGAAGCTGGGCGGCAAGGACAAGATGGACCAGGCGCATGCGCATCTGAAGTCGCTCGGCGCCGAGGTCGGCATTGCCTTTGATTTCGAAGCCATCAAAGTCGGCCCGAACACGCTCGATGCGCACCGGTTGATCCATTGGGCCGGCCAGGAAAGCCGGGAGACGCAGACCCGCGTGGTCGATCTCCTGTTCAAGGCAAATTTCGAGCAGGGCCGTAATATCGGCGACAACGCCGTATTGCTCGACATCGCGACCGAGGCCGGGCTGTCGCGTCCGGTGATCGAATCGCTGCTGTCAGGCGATGCTGACGTCAACCACGTGCTGTCCGAGGTGGAAGCCGCCAAGCAAATGGGCGTGAACGGCGTTCCCTTCTTCATCTTCGACCAGCAATACGCGGTCAGCGGCGCCCAGCCGCCGGCGGAACTCGCCAATGCCTTGCGCGAAATCGCCAAGGCGAAGGCCGAAGCTCTCCGCAATCTGAATTGA
- a CDS encoding extracellular solute-binding protein, whose translation MRRLLFTLLILPFAAAAQAQPMHGIAMHGEPALAADYMHFPYVNPDVKKGGKVNYGVVGTYDALNPFVLKGMRTTARGVWDPEFGNLLYEPLMSRSADEPFTLYGLLAESVEWDADRTYVQFNLNPKARWHDGKPVTPEDVIFTFELLRDKGRPPFNGRLNAVASMEKVGDRGIKFTFNEKANRETPLIFANSTPILPKHAIDPETFDQGGLAIPVGSGPYRIKELKPGEKVTWARDPDYWGKDLPSKVGFDNYDEISVTYFLQEATLFEAFKKGEIDIYPDGDSNHWQRAYNFPAAENGDVVKEAFKPGLPSGMLGFVFNTRRPIFSDVKVREAISTAFDFEAMNKTLFGNAFTRTQSYWQNSALGAYGNAADERELALLGPAREKLSPEILAGTFTQSATDGSGGDRKALGKAVKLFQEAGYKIQGGKMIDAAGKPLAFEVMTQNEGQEKMAIAFQRTLKLIGIDMAIRTVDDAQYQARSNSFDYDMIIKAYTSSLSPGAEQVNRWASEAKDAQGSFNYAGVADPEIDRMIEALLQARDPADFQAAVRAYDRLLVAGHYLVPLYHIGEQWVARWKHIGRPDAAPLYGYQRSTWFDARVQ comes from the coding sequence TTGCGCCGTCTCTTGTTCACTCTGCTTATTCTACCCTTTGCCGCTGCCGCTCAGGCACAACCCATGCACGGGATCGCCATGCATGGCGAGCCTGCGCTTGCCGCCGACTACATGCATTTTCCTTATGTAAATCCTGATGTGAAGAAGGGTGGCAAGGTCAATTACGGCGTGGTCGGCACCTACGATGCGCTGAACCCCTTTGTCCTCAAGGGCATGCGCACGACGGCGCGCGGCGTCTGGGATCCGGAATTCGGCAATCTGCTCTACGAGCCGCTGATGTCCCGGTCTGCCGATGAACCCTTCACGCTCTACGGCCTGCTTGCAGAATCCGTCGAATGGGATGCCGACCGCACCTATGTGCAGTTCAATCTCAACCCCAAAGCGCGCTGGCATGACGGCAAGCCGGTGACTCCCGAAGATGTGATCTTCACCTTCGAACTGTTGCGCGACAAGGGACGACCGCCCTTCAACGGCCGGCTCAATGCCGTCGCCAGCATGGAGAAGGTCGGCGACCGCGGCATCAAGTTCACCTTCAACGAAAAGGCCAATCGCGAGACACCGCTGATCTTCGCCAATTCAACCCCGATCCTGCCGAAACACGCGATCGATCCTGAGACCTTCGATCAGGGCGGACTTGCCATCCCCGTCGGTTCGGGTCCCTACAGGATCAAGGAGCTGAAACCCGGCGAGAAGGTCACCTGGGCGCGTGATCCCGACTATTGGGGCAAGGACCTTCCTTCGAAGGTCGGCTTCGACAATTACGACGAGATCAGCGTCACCTATTTCCTCCAGGAGGCAACGCTGTTCGAGGCCTTCAAGAAGGGTGAGATCGACATCTATCCGGATGGCGATTCCAACCATTGGCAGCGGGCCTACAATTTCCCGGCCGCAGAGAATGGCGATGTCGTGAAGGAAGCCTTCAAGCCTGGCCTTCCCTCCGGCATGCTCGGCTTTGTCTTCAACACCCGCCGCCCGATCTTTTCGGACGTCAAGGTACGCGAGGCCATCAGCACCGCCTTCGACTTCGAAGCGATGAATAAGACCCTGTTCGGCAACGCCTTCACCCGCACCCAGAGCTACTGGCAGAATTCAGCGCTCGGCGCCTATGGCAATGCCGCCGACGAGAGAGAGCTGGCACTGCTCGGGCCGGCCAGGGAGAAGCTGTCGCCGGAAATTCTCGCCGGCACCTTTACGCAGTCGGCCACAGACGGGTCCGGAGGCGATCGCAAGGCGCTCGGCAAGGCGGTGAAGCTCTTCCAGGAGGCGGGTTACAAGATCCAGGGCGGCAAGATGATCGATGCCGCCGGCAAGCCGCTCGCCTTTGAGGTGATGACCCAGAACGAAGGCCAGGAGAAGATGGCCATCGCGTTTCAACGGACGCTGAAGCTGATCGGCATCGACATGGCCATCCGCACCGTTGACGACGCGCAGTATCAGGCGCGCTCCAACAGCTTCGACTACGACATGATCATCAAGGCCTACACCTCGTCGCTCTCGCCCGGCGCCGAGCAGGTCAATCGCTGGGCATCCGAAGCGAAGGACGCCCAGGGCAGCTTCAACTATGCCGGCGTCGCCGATCCCGAAATCGACCGGATGATCGAGGCGCTCCTGCAGGCCCGCGACCCGGCCGATTTCCAGGCTGCCGTGCGGGCCTATGACCGGCTCCTGGTTGCCGGGCACTATCTCGTCCCGCTCTATCATATCGGCGAGCAATGGGTCGCCCGCTGGAAGCACATCGGACGGCCGGACGCAGCCCCGCTCTATGGCTACCAGCGCTCGACCTGGTTCGACGCACGCGTCCAGTAA
- a CDS encoding invasion associated locus B family protein: MMFKLSNATRTAVSAIALSFAASAMPVVAQAQEAAAPSEPRWFKTCAKQEESDVCVVQNQLVAANGQLITAVGLITVEGKVNRKLLQVTVPSARLIPPGVMMQIDGAKGTKLDYAVCLPDRCTAEIPLTDAIIDSLKKGGEVVFTSINFRRAPNPIKIPLSGFTGAFDGEAMSQSQAEERQRLLQEAMQKKQEERNKAITDAQNAAKQGN; this comes from the coding sequence ATGATGTTCAAACTTAGCAACGCAACGCGGACGGCTGTGTCTGCAATCGCTCTGTCCTTCGCGGCAAGCGCCATGCCGGTCGTCGCACAGGCACAGGAAGCCGCCGCTCCCTCCGAGCCGCGGTGGTTCAAAACCTGCGCCAAGCAGGAAGAATCCGACGTCTGCGTGGTCCAGAACCAGCTCGTCGCCGCAAACGGCCAGCTGATCACCGCCGTCGGCCTGATCACGGTCGAAGGCAAGGTCAACCGCAAGCTGCTGCAGGTCACGGTTCCCTCCGCCCGTCTCATCCCGCCGGGCGTGATGATGCAGATCGATGGCGCCAAGGGCACCAAGCTCGACTATGCCGTCTGCCTGCCCGACCGCTGCACCGCCGAAATCCCGCTGACCGACGCGATCATCGACAGCCTGAAGAAGGGTGGCGAGGTCGTGTTCACCTCGATCAACTTCCGTCGCGCGCCGAACCCGATCAAGATCCCGCTGAGCGGCTTCACCGGCGCGTTTGACGGCGAAGCGATGTCGCAGTCGCAGGCCGAAGAGCGCCAGCGTCTGCTGCAGGAAGCGATGCAGAAGAAGCAGGAAGAGCGCAACAAGGCGATCACCGACGCCCAGAACGCTGCCAAGCAGGGCAACTGA